In Chloracidobacterium sp., one genomic interval encodes:
- a CDS encoding tetratricopeptide repeat protein, translating into MRLRVPLLFVHLIFSLTVFAQEPALSASAEAAFQRSFAAAVNATNPSSARREALRTYEKEVAATAFTIEQKAKLLAAKCTLVAETDFYAALKYFLSDIKAPLTLPTANALPKEVNELVKRSSRQVIADFQSRQNGQTVPTLEQRIPPGVGWRQIVLGSGAAKPPVAGGKTPGTPETPFYGNVVDMNPRSPGYIRGSWNVRLRYPGNQPVRETTWIFDIDGVASVRVDARTSSPETLRYWMSGPYRVLFDYAGGRVDLTLSGLQLVGSIKGSSRVGISVSAQKAPELDYERWGDAAKEGKNLELAEQYFDRAIAARGMAQLYAKRARVRYELGRPNDAIADLDRAVIIDNRFATAYYNRAVTYAALGDLQKALSDAAKAVSLGGKDIAEYYHLRGQIYRRLGNRDAAISDFRSTLRLNPKHPKAKQDLLKYGVTP; encoded by the coding sequence ATGAGACTTCGCGTTCCGCTCCTCTTTGTCCACCTCATTTTCTCGCTGACGGTTTTTGCCCAAGAGCCGGCTCTTTCGGCCTCGGCTGAAGCTGCGTTTCAGCGATCGTTTGCCGCTGCGGTCAACGCAACAAACCCTTCCTCGGCACGCAGAGAGGCTCTCCGCACGTATGAGAAGGAGGTCGCGGCGACCGCGTTCACAATTGAGCAAAAGGCAAAGCTTCTTGCCGCAAAATGCACTCTTGTCGCGGAAACGGACTTTTATGCCGCTCTCAAGTACTTCTTGAGCGATATCAAAGCTCCGCTGACACTCCCGACGGCGAACGCGCTGCCGAAGGAGGTCAACGAGTTAGTAAAACGCAGTTCGCGGCAGGTGATCGCAGATTTTCAGTCACGGCAAAATGGCCAGACAGTGCCAACATTGGAGCAACGAATTCCACCGGGCGTCGGTTGGCGTCAGATCGTATTGGGTTCGGGTGCTGCAAAGCCACCAGTTGCGGGCGGAAAAACCCCTGGCACTCCCGAAACGCCGTTCTACGGAAATGTTGTCGATATGAACCCTCGCAGTCCGGGCTACATAAGGGGCAGTTGGAACGTGAGGCTTAGATATCCGGGAAACCAGCCGGTGAGGGAGACCACGTGGATCTTCGATATTGACGGTGTTGCAAGTGTTCGCGTCGATGCACGGACATCATCGCCGGAAACGCTGAGATATTGGATGTCAGGACCTTACAGGGTGCTTTTTGACTACGCCGGCGGACGCGTCGATCTAACATTGAGCGGACTTCAGCTTGTAGGCAGCATAAAGGGATCAAGCAGAGTCGGAATAAGCGTCTCAGCACAAAAAGCGCCGGAACTTGACTATGAGCGTTGGGGGGATGCCGCGAAGGAGGGAAAGAATCTCGAACTCGCGGAACAATATTTCGACCGAGCGATCGCGGCGCGAGGAATGGCTCAGCTTTACGCGAAGCGCGCACGGGTACGATACGAGCTCGGACGTCCCAACGATGCCATCGCGGACCTCGACCGTGCCGTCATTATTGATAACAGATTCGCGACCGCCTATTACAATCGGGCGGTGACGTACGCCGCGTTGGGCGACCTTCAAAAGGCTTTGAGCGATGCGGCGAAGGCCGTCTCTCTAGGCGGTAAGGATATCGCCGAATATTATCACCTGCGCGGACAGATCTATCGACGGCTCGGCAACCGCGACGCCGCGATCAGCGATTTCCGCTCTACACTTCGCTTGAATCCGAAGCATCCAAAGGCGAAGCAGGATCTGCTTAAATATGGCGTTACGCCGTAG
- the atpG gene encoding ATP synthase F1 subunit gamma: protein MASLLDMRRRIKSVKNTQQITKAMKMVAAAKLKRAQDRVTASRPFAGKMSEVLGGLSSKVTDEFSHPLLDTRGDDKYLVVLVSADKGLAGAFNANIIKAVQAFIADSGKEIEMMPVGRKGRDFFKRRSVNFVEEYVGLTGSGQVRHQDALDIATRVIKLFTEDTSIDKVFIAFTEFKTVLSQRPVIEQLLPIPKAETAATDEHTAAAEYIYEQPAAEIFGKLLPKQVETQIYKGMLESVASEQGSRMTAMDSASKNAGELIDTLTLNMNRIRQAAITKEIIEVVSGAAAA from the coding sequence ATGGCAAGTCTTTTGGACATGCGCCGACGCATCAAGTCGGTTAAGAACACGCAGCAGATAACGAAGGCGATGAAGATGGTCGCCGCCGCAAAGCTCAAACGCGCACAGGATCGTGTAACTGCCTCGCGTCCCTTTGCGGGAAAAATGAGTGAGGTTCTCGGCGGCCTCAGCTCAAAGGTTACCGACGAATTCTCGCATCCGCTGCTCGATACACGCGGCGATGACAAGTATTTGGTCGTGCTGGTGAGCGCTGATAAAGGCCTCGCCGGCGCTTTCAACGCGAACATCATCAAGGCCGTTCAAGCGTTCATTGCCGATTCGGGCAAGGAGATCGAGATGATGCCCGTCGGCCGAAAAGGGCGCGACTTCTTCAAACGCCGCTCGGTCAATTTTGTCGAAGAGTACGTCGGCCTGACAGGCTCGGGGCAGGTTCGGCATCAGGACGCTCTCGACATTGCGACACGCGTCATAAAGCTCTTTACCGAAGACACATCGATCGATAAGGTATTCATCGCGTTCACCGAATTTAAGACGGTGCTCTCGCAGCGGCCTGTGATCGAGCAGCTCCTTCCGATCCCAAAGGCAGAAACTGCCGCGACGGACGAACACACCGCGGCTGCCGAGTACATCTATGAGCAGCCCGCCGCCGAGATCTTTGGTAAATTGCTGCCGAAACAGGTCGAGACGCAGATCTATAAGGGTATGCTCGAATCGGTCGCCAGCGAGCAAGGCTCACGAATGACGGCGATGGACTCGGCATCTAAGAACGCCGGCGAACTGATCGATACGCTCACGCTCAATATGAACCGCATCCGACAGGCCGCGATCACAAAGGAGATCATCGAGGTCGTCAGCGGTGCAGCCGCCGCGTAA
- a CDS encoding F0F1 ATP synthase subunit alpha produces the protein MEPIKANEINEIIRAQIENFDATMTVAEVGTVIKVGDGIAEVYGLEKVMAGELLEFDHGVRGLALNLEEDKVGCVLFGDFQKIKEGDEARRTKRIMSVPVGDALIGRVVDALGNPIDGSGEIITDTYMPVEAIAPGIIDRQPVKEPLQTGLKAIDSMVPIGRGQRELIIGDRQTGKTALAIDAIINQKGKDVICVYVAIGQKASTVAQVRQRLEEFGAMDYTIIVNASASDPAAMQFLAPYSGCAMGEYFRDNGRHALTVYDDLSKQAAAYREISLLLRRPPGREAYPGDVFYLHSRLLERAAKMSDARGGGSLTSLPIIETQAGDISAYIPTNVISITDGQIFLESDLFNSGVRPAINVGNSVSRVGGSAQIKAMRAVAGTLRIDLAQFRELAAFAQFGSDLDKATQAQLERGRRLTEVLKQPQYVPMPVEEQVFSIWTVTNGFADDIAVEDLSRFESELLGFAKSSRPAVLNTIREKKILDDDLKAAMKEAVEDFKATRWGKAEAAAA, from the coding sequence ATGGAACCAATCAAAGCCAACGAGATCAATGAGATCATTCGTGCACAGATCGAAAATTTCGATGCGACAATGACGGTCGCCGAGGTCGGCACCGTCATTAAGGTCGGCGACGGCATCGCCGAGGTTTACGGCCTCGAAAAGGTAATGGCGGGCGAGCTGCTCGAATTTGACCACGGCGTCCGCGGCCTTGCCCTCAACCTCGAGGAAGACAAGGTCGGCTGCGTGCTGTTCGGCGATTTCCAGAAGATCAAAGAGGGCGACGAGGCACGCCGTACAAAACGCATCATGAGTGTCCCTGTGGGCGATGCTCTGATCGGCCGTGTTGTCGATGCTCTCGGCAACCCGATCGACGGCAGCGGCGAGATCATAACCGACACGTATATGCCTGTCGAAGCTATCGCACCCGGCATCATCGACCGGCAGCCGGTGAAGGAGCCGCTCCAGACCGGCCTCAAGGCGATCGATTCGATGGTTCCGATCGGCCGCGGCCAACGCGAGCTGATCATCGGCGACCGCCAGACCGGCAAAACGGCACTTGCCATCGATGCGATCATCAATCAAAAGGGCAAGGACGTGATCTGTGTTTATGTCGCTATCGGCCAGAAGGCCTCGACCGTAGCACAGGTTCGCCAGCGGCTCGAAGAATTCGGTGCGATGGACTACACCATCATCGTAAATGCTTCGGCATCAGACCCGGCGGCTATGCAGTTCCTTGCTCCGTATTCGGGCTGCGCAATGGGCGAGTACTTCCGCGATAACGGCCGCCACGCCCTGACGGTCTATGACGACCTCTCGAAGCAAGCTGCCGCTTATCGTGAGATTTCGCTTTTGCTCCGGCGTCCGCCGGGCCGCGAAGCGTATCCGGGCGATGTCTTCTATTTGCACTCACGCTTGCTTGAAAGGGCGGCAAAGATGTCGGATGCGCGCGGCGGCGGCTCGCTTACCTCGCTCCCGATCATCGAAACGCAGGCAGGCGACATCTCGGCATACATCCCGACCAACGTGATCTCGATCACCGACGGCCAGATCTTTCTCGAATCCGACCTGTTCAACTCAGGCGTGCGTCCCGCGATCAACGTCGGCAACTCGGTTTCACGTGTGGGCGGCAGTGCACAGATCAAGGCGATGCGTGCCGTAGCCGGAACACTCCGCATCGACCTCGCACAGTTTCGCGAGCTTGCGGCATTCGCTCAGTTCGGCTCCGATCTCGACAAGGCAACGCAGGCTCAGCTTGAACGCGGCCGCCGCCTGACCGAGGTTTTGAAGCAGCCGCAATATGTGCCGATGCCTGTCGAAGAGCAGGTATTCAGCATCTGGACGGTAACGAATGGTTTCGCGGATGACATCGCGGTCGAGGACCTCAGCCGCTTTGAAAGCGAACTGCTCGGTTTTGCAAAGAGTTCGCGCCCGGCCGTGCTCAATACGATACGCGAGAAAAAGATTCTTGACGACGACCTCAAGGCGGCAATGAAAGAAGCTGTCGAGGACTTCAAGGCAACACGTTGGGGCAAGGCAGAGGCGGCCGCGGCTTAG
- the atpH gene encoding ATP synthase F1 subunit delta, whose protein sequence is MSVETIARRYGGALADIVINAGTARDVKSELEQFSGIFAESRDLHAVFANPAIPHLSKEKVLNALLERTKPSKTTANFLRVLVKNGRITELGEINERFDSILDERSGVVMAEIVSATEIAPDERAKFQTNLEKLTGKQVNVSYSIDKNIIGGVVTRIGSTVYDSSVRTKLQNLREQLING, encoded by the coding sequence ATGAGCGTCGAAACCATCGCACGCCGCTACGGCGGCGCACTCGCCGACATTGTCATTAACGCAGGCACTGCCCGCGATGTTAAATCTGAACTTGAACAGTTCAGCGGCATCTTTGCCGAAAGCCGCGACCTGCACGCCGTCTTTGCCAATCCTGCGATCCCGCACCTAAGTAAGGAAAAAGTGCTGAACGCACTGCTCGAAAGGACGAAGCCGTCAAAGACCACGGCCAACTTCCTCCGCGTGCTGGTCAAGAACGGCCGCATCACCGAACTCGGCGAGATAAACGAGCGCTTTGATTCGATCCTTGACGAACGCAGCGGCGTTGTCATGGCCGAGATCGTTTCAGCGACCGAGATCGCACCTGACGAAAGGGCAAAGTTTCAAACGAACCTTGAAAAGCTGACCGGAAAACAGGTGAATGTCAGTTATTCGATAGACAAGAATATCATCGGCGGTGTCGTTACGCGCATCGGCTCGACCGTGTACGACAGCTCCGTAAGAACGAAATTACAGAACCTTAGAGAACAACTTATCAATGGGTAG
- the xth gene encoding exodeoxyribonuclease III, with translation MKIATWNVNSINARLPHLLEWLAAAKPDVVCVQETKTIDEKFPRSELEAAGYDAAFMGQKSYNGVAIISKLPITDVQRNFPDDDDDAQKRLIAATIGGIRIVNTYIPNGSEIGSEKFAFKLDWLMRLRRFFEETCESKADVLLCGDFNVALEAEDVWDPEGYEGKLHFSRPERAAITYVKQWGFTDVFRKMNGDVKAFSWWDYRAGSWQRDRGMRIDHIWTSEPLAARCTGCVIDKWPRGLELPSDHTPVIADFS, from the coding sequence ATGAAGATCGCTACATGGAACGTCAACTCGATAAACGCCCGGCTGCCGCATCTGCTCGAATGGCTCGCGGCCGCAAAGCCCGATGTGGTGTGCGTGCAGGAAACAAAGACGATCGACGAGAAGTTCCCGCGATCTGAACTGGAGGCGGCGGGCTATGACGCCGCGTTCATGGGCCAAAAGTCATATAACGGTGTCGCCATCATATCAAAGTTGCCGATCACGGACGTTCAACGCAATTTCCCCGATGATGACGACGATGCACAAAAACGCCTGATCGCGGCGACGATCGGCGGCATACGCATCGTCAATACATACATTCCGAACGGCAGTGAGATCGGTTCGGAAAAATTCGCGTTCAAGCTCGATTGGCTTATGCGGCTGCGGCGCTTCTTTGAAGAAACGTGCGAGAGCAAGGCCGACGTGCTGCTGTGCGGCGATTTTAATGTCGCGCTCGAAGCGGAGGATGTTTGGGATCCGGAAGGCTACGAGGGCAAGCTGCACTTTTCACGCCCTGAGCGTGCCGCCATCACTTATGTAAAGCAGTGGGGCTTCACGGATGTATTCCGCAAGATGAACGGCGATGTCAAGGCCTTCTCATGGTGGGATTATCGTGCCGGCTCATGGCAGCGCGACCGCGGAATGCGGATCGACCATATTTGGACATCAGAGCCGCTTGCAGCACGGTGCACCGGCTGCGTGATCGATAAATGGCCGCGCGGCCTCGAACTGCCGAGCGACCACACGCCTGTCATTGCCGACTTCAGTTAA
- a CDS encoding NAD(P)H-dependent oxidoreductase: MKILGISGSLRKGAYNTAVLHAVGEIVPEGVDFEIFDLSGIEPFNDDMAADPPQKVKDLKAAVRSADAVIFSSPEYNYSIPGHLKNAIDWASRPYGDNVWEDKPALIVGASIGAIGTARMQYHLRQSMVFLNMHPLNKPEVMINNAADKFDENGELKDEKTREHLKRAVEALIVRAKRFQG, encoded by the coding sequence ATGAAAATACTTGGAATTTCAGGAAGTTTGCGAAAGGGTGCTTATAATACGGCCGTTCTGCATGCGGTAGGAGAGATCGTACCGGAAGGCGTTGACTTTGAGATCTTTGATCTATCGGGCATTGAGCCTTTCAATGACGACATGGCTGCCGACCCGCCGCAGAAGGTCAAAGATCTGAAAGCTGCGGTGCGATCGGCTGATGCCGTCATATTCTCATCTCCGGAATACAACTACTCGATCCCGGGCCATTTGAAAAATGCGATCGACTGGGCATCACGCCCGTACGGCGACAATGTTTGGGAAGACAAGCCGGCATTGATCGTAGGCGCTTCGATCGGAGCCATAGGCACGGCCCGCATGCAATATCACCTGCGGCAGTCCATGGTCTTTCTGAATATGCACCCGCTCAATAAACCGGAAGTGATGATAAACAACGCCGCCGACAAGTTCGATGAGAACGGCGAACTCAAGGACGAGAAAACTCGTGAACATCTAAAGCGGGCGGTCGAGGCATTGATCGTCCGGGCCAAGCGATTTCAAGGCTAA
- a CDS encoding YbaN family protein, with protein sequence MDIRKAILIFLGTVCVGLGVMGMFLPLMPTTVFLLLAAYCYSKSSEKFHTWLLTNRLCGKYITNYKSGRGITVRQKVSTCLTLWASIGLSIWLIDGKLWVSLLLAAIAIGVTAHILWLKTYRPEAKEVAALDTAEETA encoded by the coding sequence ATGGATATCAGAAAGGCGATACTTATCTTTTTGGGCACCGTTTGTGTCGGACTCGGCGTAATGGGTATGTTCCTGCCGCTGATGCCGACGACGGTCTTCCTGCTGCTTGCGGCGTATTGCTACTCAAAAAGCTCCGAAAAATTCCACACATGGCTGCTGACCAACAGGCTCTGCGGCAAATACATCACTAATTACAAGTCGGGCCGCGGCATCACCGTACGGCAAAAGGTGAGCACATGCTTGACCTTGTGGGCATCGATCGGTCTGAGCATCTGGCTGATCGACGGCAAGCTTTGGGTCTCACTTCTGCTTGCCGCGATCGCTATCGGCGTAACGGCACACATCCTCTGGCTCAAGACCTACCGCCCCGAAGCGAAAGAGGTAGCGGCACTCGACACTGCAGAAGAAACGGCATAA
- a CDS encoding aldehyde dehydrogenase family protein, which yields MHPKRTSGITAEDLISTNPATGEEIGRVPIGSADDVAAAVRDARKAFDGWRLTSFAERRRLVLAAREVILAEMDDIALLISRESGKPVAEAISMEIAPVLDLMRYLANSAEKLLRPQKIGIGLYGLLGRASQVVYRPLGVVGIIPAWNYPFSIPLGEAVMALLAGNTVIIKPSELTPFVGLRIGEIFTKAGFPENAVQVVTGAGETGAALVAAAPDKIMFTGSVATGRKIAEAAAANLTSVVLELGGKDPMIVFEDANLDLASSAAVWGAFCNAGQSCSSVERLYVQSSVAEELTRMIVAKTKLLKVGAGDADDVSVGAMSSERQLKTVFDHVEEFRAAGAKIETGGEMLVPGFNEPTERVETAGGLFYMPTVITGATNDMLPMQAETFGPTLPIATFETEEEAIRLANDSEFGLTASVWTRDGARGRRVAERIEAGTVCINEVLYTHGIAQTPWGGFKNSGRGRTHGREGLLELVQPQHIHTNRLAVLPDAWWMPYSSTAADAFRGFATHFAEGSPLKAMALMPRLWKRIRELMRFNKGR from the coding sequence ATGCACCCAAAGCGCACATCGGGCATTACGGCTGAGGATCTGATCTCGACAAACCCCGCCACCGGCGAGGAGATCGGACGCGTGCCGATCGGTTCGGCGGATGACGTTGCGGCGGCGGTGCGCGATGCACGCAAGGCTTTTGACGGCTGGCGGCTTACGTCATTTGCCGAGCGGCGGCGTCTTGTATTGGCGGCACGCGAGGTCATCCTTGCCGAAATGGACGACATTGCCCTGCTCATCTCCCGCGAATCAGGCAAGCCGGTTGCCGAGGCCATTTCGATGGAGATCGCGCCGGTGCTTGACCTTATGCGGTACTTAGCAAACAGTGCCGAAAAGCTCCTGCGGCCGCAAAAGATCGGCATCGGGCTTTATGGCTTGCTTGGCCGTGCTTCGCAGGTCGTATATCGGCCACTGGGCGTGGTGGGCATCATCCCCGCATGGAATTATCCTTTTTCGATACCGCTTGGCGAGGCGGTAATGGCACTGCTTGCCGGCAACACGGTCATAATTAAGCCGTCGGAATTGACGCCGTTCGTCGGGCTGCGTATCGGCGAGATCTTTACAAAGGCGGGCTTTCCGGAAAACGCAGTGCAGGTCGTAACGGGTGCGGGCGAGACCGGTGCGGCGTTGGTCGCGGCGGCTCCCGACAAAATAATGTTCACAGGCTCGGTCGCAACGGGCCGCAAGATCGCCGAGGCCGCGGCGGCAAACCTCACATCCGTCGTGCTCGAACTCGGCGGCAAAGACCCGATGATCGTCTTTGAAGACGCCAACCTCGACCTTGCATCGAGTGCGGCCGTTTGGGGTGCGTTCTGCAACGCGGGCCAGTCGTGTTCATCGGTCGAGCGTCTGTATGTGCAAAGCTCGGTTGCCGAGGAGCTGACGCGAATGATCGTCGCAAAGACGAAGCTCCTAAAGGTCGGTGCGGGCGATGCCGATGATGTATCGGTCGGGGCGATGTCATCAGAGCGACAGTTGAAGACCGTTTTCGACCACGTCGAGGAATTTCGTGCCGCCGGCGCAAAGATCGAGACGGGCGGCGAGATGCTCGTACCGGGCTTTAACGAGCCGACCGAACGTGTCGAGACCGCGGGCGGCCTGTTCTATATGCCGACCGTTATTACCGGAGCGACGAACGATATGCTGCCGATGCAGGCCGAGACCTTTGGCCCGACGCTGCCGATCGCGACCTTTGAGACGGAAGAGGAGGCGATACGCCTTGCGAACGACAGCGAATTCGGACTGACGGCAAGCGTTTGGACACGCGATGGTGCACGCGGACGCCGCGTCGCCGAACGCATAGAGGCGGGCACGGTTTGCATCAACGAGGTTCTCTACACGCACGGTATCGCACAGACGCCTTGGGGCGGCTTTAAGAACAGCGGCCGCGGGCGTACGCATGGCCGCGAAGGCCTTTTAGAACTCGTTCAGCCACAGCACATCCACACGAACCGCCTTGCCGTACTGCCGGATGCGTGGTGGATGCCGTATTCAAGCACCGCGGCCGACGCGTTTCGCGGGTTTGCGACGCACTTTGCCGAAGGTTCGCCGTTAAAGGCAATGGCGCTGATGCCGCGTCTATGGAAGCGTATCCGCGAACTTATGCGGTTCAACAAGGGCCGCTGA